AGACAGAGTTTATTCAAAAGGACTTTTTAATAATTATTCTTTTTCCTTTGATGAGATTACAGGATTTAATAAAACTCAAAACTATGTTTCTGTTTTTTCTGGTAAAAAGCGTATGCGAATTTCTAAGTATTTAAAAGATATTGATAAGATACATGCTTGGCTAGATACAAAGTTTCCCAACCTAGATACCATAAGACAAGAGGAAGAAAAAGCAGAAGTAATGAAAAATGCCGATGTTCTTCTTTCTCCATCTTATCAACAAAAATTAAAAACGGCAAAATATGTAACTTATTCATACAATGCTTTAGCTATTGGTAATTCAATGTGGTTAGCTTTTTATCCAAAACCTTATAATTTTGCTGTTTTGGCAGGTATTATTGTTGTGTTGATAGGCATCTTAATTCCCAAATTTTCGTCTGGTCTAATCGCTTATACAGATTCGAAGAGTGATAAAAGACCTACTACAGCGATAGGTTTTACTTTACCGTGTTTGATAGTAGGCTTACGGGCTATGCTTGATGTAAATATATTTGATTATTCTCCTATTTGGACTCCTTCTCTTGTATTAGCTACTCTACTGACTTTAGTAATATCAATAGGAAAAGATTTTATTGTAAAGAAAGTAAGTAGTTATTTTCGTGCTTTGTTTCTTTGGGTACTTTTCTTTGGATATAGTTTTGGTGCAATAACACTCACTAATACTATTTATGATGACACTCCAGCAAAAAAATACAAAGCCCAAATTATAGATAAAAGAATAAGCTCTGGTGATGTAACTACCTATCACTTTGAACTAAATAAATGGCATGAAACAGCTCCAGCAGATGATATACAAGTTTCAGAAGATATGTATTATGAGTTAGAAAAAAATGATAGTATAGATATATATCTAAAAGAAGGAAAATTTGGTATTCCTTGGCTGATACCTAATTAGATAATTTCTAAAAAAATAACCAAAAACCCTCAACGTAAAACCAAATCATTACGTTCTACTTTTATAAACTTCAAAAAAAATGTATATTCTATAAAACAGACATTTATCCTATCTAAAAAATAAGCTGTAAAAGTTTTCTATGCCTTCTACAAACCGTTCTCGTAGTTCACGAAGAAGAAAAGTAAAATATGACTCTTGGCGCAGACGAAATGCACGTCGTACATTTCGTTTTATCAATAGTCTTATTTTGGTAATTTCGGTAATTTCTTATTTATCGGTTCTTGTTTCCCCTGAATATTTTTGGATTTCAGGTTTTGTATCAATGCTTATTCCTTTTTGTTTAATAGCCAATGTATTTTTTGTTTTTCTTTGGTGGTGGCGCAAAAGATGGTACGCACTTTATTCCTTATTTGTTTTGATTATAGGTTTTCCATTTTGGCAAGCCAGCATAAGTTTGGGAGGAGTTTGGAAAGAAGACGTAGAAAAAAGTAAAAAATCTTTATCTGTTTTGTCTTATAACGTACGAGAATTTGATGTCTATCAAGAGAGAGATAATAAGCATACAATAACAAAGAATACAATTAAGTGGATAAAAAATGACACTTCAGAGATAAAATGTATTCAAGATTTTTATAATTCAGAAAGTGCCAAAACGTTTAATACTAGAGAACAATTATCAGCACAAGATTCAGACAACCCTTATTACTTTCATGTTCGTTATACCTCTGCTAATCATAATAAGGGACAGTTTGGTATAGCTATTTTTTCAAAATATCCATTTATAAGTAAAGGAGAAGTTCCTTTTAGAGTTCGAACTGATAATGGTGCTATTTTCGCTGATATAGTAAAAGGAAAAGATACAATCAGAATTTATAATGTTCATTTAGAATCAATGAGTATCAATCAAAATGAACTTCAACTCATAGACCAGCCCGAACAAACTTTTTGGTATGCAGGCAAACGGCTCAAAAGAGGCTTTTCTATGCGAGCGCAGCAGGTTCAGACTATTATCAATCATATAGCAACAAGTCCATATCCAGTTATTTTGTGTGGCGATTTGAACGATTTGCCTTATAGTTATACCTATTTCAAACTTCGTAGAAACCTCAAAAACTCTTTTGAGAGTAAAGGATTAGGAACAGGATTTACTTTCAATGGGAAATTATTTTTTCTTAGAATAGACAATCAGTTTTATGATAGTGAAAAGTTAGATTGTATTTACTTCAATACTCATAGAGAAGTTCCTTTTTCAGATCATTATCCTGTTCGTGCAGTTTATGAAATAGAATAAGAAAAAAATTATGTTTTTGAGCATAAATGACTTTCGAAAGTTAAAATGTTTTGATTTTTTGGTATTCTATTCTTTATTTTTGCTTAAAAAAAGCGTTATTTGTAGTATGAAAGAAGAAAAAGAAAAAATAATAGAAGTAAAGGCAAAGCTCAATTTTGAAGAATATCTTCGACTAAATTTTTCGCTATTATTACGTAGCAAAATGGTTTGGTTGAGTATTTTTTTAGCGACCATGCTCATCGTAATGCTTTTAGAGAAACGTATTACAGATGGACAATGGGCTGACTCAGACCTAAAACTTGGTTTACTTTTAAGTTTGATGGTGGTTTTATTTTTAGTTTTACCCATCCTTACTTATTTGAGGACAAAGACGTATTTCGAAAAAAATCCTTCTCTTTCAGAATTAACTACATTTTATTTTGAACCTGAACGCATAGAAGTAGTTACTTTAGAGAGTCATACCACTCTTACTTGGCGAAGAATATATAAAATAAGAGAATTCAAACATTATTTGCTTATTTATCAAAATAGGCATATTGTGTATGTTGTTCCAAAAAAATCATTTGATTCTGTTTCAGATATGGACGCAGTAAAAGAAATGATTCGCACCAAAACAAGATTAGGATATAGGCTCAAGGACTAATTTTGAACCAATAAAAATTTATGAACAGGTCGAAATAATAATTTTTCTCTAATTTATAATTAATTCTATATGCTTTGTTCTGTTTCTAGTTTTGGTTTAGTTTTACTTTTTTTAATTATAGGAGCTTTTTTTGCTCTAATTTCTTTGAGCATTGGAAAAATCTTTCGCCCCCATAATCCAACAAAAGAAAAACTATCTACTTATGAATGTGGAGAAGAAACTGTAATTGGAAGTTGGGGTAAGTTTAATATTCGTTTTTATTTGATAGCCTTAGTTTTTGTACTCTTTGAAGTAGAAATTATATTTTTATTTCCTTGGTCAAAAATCTTGATTGATTCTAAATTACAAGCAATAGAAAGTAGTTGGAAAATATATGCGTTCACAGAAGGGTTATTATTTATTCTTATATTAGTAATTGGTTTGGCGTATCTTTGGAAAAATAATTTGTTAGATTGGCAGTTTGATTTTTTACAGAAAGATGAAAAACAAGTATATATATCCAAAAACTTGATACCATCTCAACAAGGCACAAACGAAAAACTAGATATAACAAAAGATTCTAAAAAGGCTATTCCTAACTCTATTTATCAAAAAATAAATACACGTTACACCTAAAGAATTATTATTTAATTAAAATGAATTTGAACAGATAACATCTCACTTTTTATCAAAATCATTATCTAATAACCTCATTATGACTTGGATTAAATTACTTCTTAGCCTAGGTACTGCTTTTGCAGTCTGTTTACTCCTCATTCCCGAAATCATCAAGATTGCTAATGCTCGCAACATACACGATGTACCCAATGAACGAAAAGTTCATACTGGTAAAATTTGTTCTTTTGGAGGAGTAGGAATTTTTTTTGGTTTTATTATTTCTACATTAGTATGGTCTTTTGTAGATATGACGCTGAATATGGAATTTTTACTTGGTGCTGTCTTGGTTATGGTAGTAGTAGGTATGCGAGATGATTTTTTACCTTTGAGTGCTTTTTGGAAATTGATAGGGCAATTTGTAGCAATAGCTGTACTTCTAATTGGGGATATTCGTATTTATTCTCTATATGGTTTTTTGGGAGTATATGAATTACATATCATTTTTAGCTATTTAGTTACTGGTTTTATAGTCATTGTAATTACAAATGCTTTTAATTTAATTGATGGAATTGATGGATTAGCAGGTTCGGTTGCCTTAATTGTTTTTAGTTTTTTCGGACTTTGGTTTGCCTTAGAGGGTAGTTTTGCCCTTTCGGCTATGTGCTTGGCTGTTTTGGGAAGTGTAGGAGGTTTTTTGTATTATAATTACAGTCCTGCCAGAATTTTTATGGGCGACACAGGCTCTTTAATGCTTGGTTTTTTAGCTACTGGTCTTTTAATTATTTTTCTGAATAAAAATGCAGCTTTACCTGAAACAAGCGAGTTACATATTGTTGCTCCTTTGGCTTTGCTTTCTGCTCTGATGGTTTATCCTCTTTTTGATACTATTCGTGTCTTTATGCTGAGAGCTTTGTCTGGGCGTTCTCCTCTTTCACCTGACCGTAATCATATTCATCACTTGCTTTTAGACATCGGTTGTAGTCATTATTATATTGTAGGAATTGTGATTTTTTTGAATATTTTATTTGTGTTTATTTTTACTTTTATCGGACAAATGGGCTATTTATCTGATAATTGGCTAGTTCCTATCATTGTTCTGACAGCAAGTAGTTTAGCTGTTTTTTTACATAGAAAAGTAAAACGAAAACGAGAAACAGTAAATATTTAAAGAGGTCTATAACAGATTTATTCATCTGAGTAAATCTTAGCTACTTGTAATTTATAATTCAAGCTAAATAAAAAAAACAGTATTCCATTTCAGAGAATACTGTTTTTTGTTGAAAAATGTTATTTTATTATCAATTCTTGTTTAGGCTTCTTCCTGTTTTTGTTCTGCCATAATAGTTTCTTTGTCTTGAATTTGATAGTTCTTTAACCACTCTTTTGCTTCCTCAAGATTATCGAAAAAGTGCATAGTATAATTATTATCAGTCATCTCTTCTCCTATCTTTTTGACAGCAAGTTGATTGAAAACATCTTTTGACATCACCACAGCAGCCGTTCTGATGCCAGACTCTAAAAGACGAGGAAACCAATCTTCATTTGTCCATTTTTGGTCTTCTGGCGTAATAGCTCCCATTTCTGCCATGTTTGCAAGCCACCTAGTAACTTCTTTTTCTTTCACTTTCTCCAGTCCTGTATTCATTCCGTGTCTGTACTTTTGGGAAGTGGCAAAACCAATCCATTGCATATGAATACAATTTGTATCTTCGTCATGATGAATAGTAAGGTGTTTTTCTTCAAATAAAGGCATATTATAAAAATTAATATAAATAGTAGTAGTTGATTAATCAAAGCAGAATTTGTTTATCACTACAATTTATATATTTTACTAAAGAATTAAAAATTTAGATTTCATTATTTATTTGCCATATTCCATCAAGAAATCAGCTACCTGTTCTATGAGTTCTTTAGAATGAGTTGGGAAATTAGCAATACGGATTTGAGAATCTTTAAAATTCCCATATCCTTTTCCAATTATAATTCCCTTTTTTTCTAAAAAAGCAACCACATCAGAAGAAGTTCCTTTCTCTACATTTGCTACAATAACTGTTTTAGAGCGTTGAGATTTTTCTTTTACTAAAGGCGATAAAAACTCAGATTGCTCTAAAGTATGATACAATAATTCTGCTTTATAATCAGTTTCTCTTCGAATCATCGCAATTCCCTTTCTATTCATTGCTTCAATTACTTTTCCCAATACAAAAATGGCTAAAACATTTGGCGTTTCAGGAGTTTGATTGTCTTTAGCATATTTATCAAGTTCTAAAAGAGAGTGATATGTTCCGATGCTTTTACCTTTGGCTTCTAATTGTTGAGCTTTATCAATCATTTTTTGATTATAAACCCAAACACCTAATCCAGCAGGAACACCAAAACCTTTTTGTACAGAAAAATAAACAGAATCTATTACAGAAAAATCAAGATTGGCGTAAGGCAATGAAGAAACAGCATCGACAACGATAAGTTTGTCTTTATTTAGTTCTCTAATCTTTGCAATATTTTCGATGGTAAACTGAACACCACTGCTTGTTTCGTTCTGAATAACAGCAATAAGCTCAGCAGAATCAGAAACATCAATATTTTCTACTAAAAAACCCTCACTAAACTCAACTTCATATTTAGATGGGCTAAGATTGAGCTGCTCAGCAAACTGATAAAATTTCTTTGAAAAAGACCCATTTACTAAATGAAAACTTTCTTTTTCTACACAATTTTGAAGAATTCGTTCCCAAATTTCATTGGCAGAACCTGTAAAGGCAATAGAAAAATTATCAGGAATTTGTAAAAGTTCTCTAAGCTGTGTAGTTGTATGCTCAAAAATTGCTTTAAAATCTTTACTACGATGCGAAATTGCCGTTATTTTTTTTTGTAAGGCTTCTTTTATAGCTTCTTCTACTATAAAATAATTTTCAGATGGTCCAGGTGTAAGATAGATTTTCATAAATTATTTAATTTTTCAGATAAGCATTTTGCATCATTTCAAAGGCTTGCAATTTGAGTTTTTGTAGGTCTTGAATCGCCATTCCTTCAGTAGAAATAGGTTCTAAAAATTCTACTTCAACAAATCCTGCTTTTACTCTCCAACTATTTTTAGGAAGCATTTTTCGTGTATTTTTTATTACAATAGGCGCAATAGGAGTTTGGGTTTCGATAGCAACTAAGAAAGCTCCTTCATGAAAACGCAACATATCATGCCCTGAATTATTCATTGTTCCTTCTGGAAAAATCATTACATGAATCTGTTTTCTTAGTTTTTCTTTTACTTGTCTTAGACTACGCCTTTTACTTTCCATACTACTTCTATCAACGATAACACCAATGTATTTGAATATTAGACCAAAAACAGGCATTTTCAAAATCTCAATTTTTCCTAAAGCTCTAAACTGATTTGGAATAGCAAGAGTAATAGCTGGTGAATCTAAAAATGAATTGTGGTTAGCTACAAAAATATAGGGTTGATTTTTTTGAAGTGTTTTTTTGTTTTTTATTTTATAAATAATTCCACTCAAGAAACTAAAACTAAAACCCCAAATCTTCATGATTTTGAAAGCAAAAGTTCCACCTCTTTTCTCATCAATCAAGATTGGAATAATAATAAAAGGCGCACAAACGACCATAATCCAAAAAAAATTAAAGAACGTCCACATCGAAAATGCAATTTGAAAAAGGGTAGTAAAAGGACGCATCAAAACTGTAAGTCCTCTATCTTCAATATAAAGCAAAAATGAATTTCTCAATTCATATAATTTTTCCTGTATCATAATTTAAAAATTCGTTTTTTTTTTCTAGCAAGAAATAGAGGTTATTGTTGTTTATTGGTATTGTTAAGCTAAAATACCAACAAAGATTATGTTAGTTTTTTGGTCAGTTTTACTAAAAACGGTTAGAAAAAGAAACTTCAAACTAACCTATTTTAAAATACTATAACGCAAAAAATTCAATAAAAAATCAAATAATTACAAATATAAGTACAAATAAAGTATCTACCCACAAAAAAACTACTTGAAATAGTTAAATTATTTTTTATAATTATTCTTTTACTGCTTTTGGCTTCCACTCTTCCAAAAACTGCTCAATGGTCTGTGCTTCTTCAATGTTGAAGTCGCCTATTTTTGTACGACGAAGTCCTGAAAGATGTGCGCCTGTTTCTAATTTTTGTCCTAAGTCATGGGCTAAACTTCTGATATAAGTTCCTTTACTACAAACAATTCTCAAAGAAATAATTGCTTCATTTTCTGATAAATTGGATTCTGTTATTTCTAATTCTGAAATTGTTACTTTTCTTGATTTGAGTTTGACTTCTTCGCCTTCTCGGGCAGATTGATAGGCTCTTTTTCCATTTACTTGAACAGCCGAAAAAATAGGTGGAATTTGGTCTATTTCTCCCTGAAAGTCTTTTAATGCACTTTCAATTTTTTCTAGGGTAAGATTAGAAACCTCTTTTTGATTTTCTAATTCTGATTCCAAATCATAAGAAGCTGTCGTAAAACCAAAGGTAATTTGAGCAACATATTCTTTTTCTTGTCCTTGAAAATCTTCAATTTGCTTTGTCATTTTGCCCGAACAGAGAATTAGTAAACCTGTTGCTAAAGGATCAAGCGTTCCTGCATGTCCGACTTTTACTTTTTTCTTTTGTTCATATTTTTTGATAGCATAACGGATTTTGTTTACTACATCAAAAGACGACCAAGTAAGAGGTTTGTCTATCAAAATTACTTTTCCTTGTGAAAATATTCCTTGTTCTTCTTGCATTTTTCTTTACTCCTATTTTATAAATTTATTTTTAAGAAATATTCTCTATTTCTTTGTCATTCCCTTCCTCTTGATTTTTTCTTATTTCTTTATAAAGTGTATTTTCTATTCGTTTATCAGGAACAATCCATAAAAAAGCAACACCTAAATATATAGAAATAGAAATCCATTGACTTACAAAAGAAAGAGGAACGGCAAGAGCATACAAAACTAGTGAAATTTTACTTTTATAGTTTTTTCCAATAGCTTTATTTAATACTGAGTCTTTCCCATGAATTTTGAGAATCAAATATTGCAAAATGAAATAAGCAACAGCACTCATAAACAAAACCACTCCATATAAGGCACTTGGAACAGCTGAAAAACTAGTTCTTCCTACCCAACCAGAAGCAAAAGGAATCAAAGAAAGCCAAAAAAGCAAATGTAGATTTGCCCAAAGCACTTTTCCATTTACATACTCAGTAGCTTGAAATAGATGATGATGATTGTTCCAATAAATCCCTAAATATAAAAAACTCAAAATATAACTTAAAAAAATAGTATATACTTCACCCAAATCGTGTAAAGCAGCCTCTGCCGGAACTTTCATCTCTAAAACCATAATGGTGATAAGGATTGCCAAAACACCATCACTAAACGCTTCTAACCTACTTGATTTCACTTGCTTCTATTATAAAGATAAACTTGAAAAAATTATTTATTCAATGCCATGAGTTGTTTCTACATTGGCATCATTCCAGCTTTCAATTCCTCCATCTAGTTCAATGATATGTTCGAAACCCATTTCTTTTGCTTTTTCTACAGCTTTTGCACTACGTCCACCTGATTTGCAGTAGATAAAAAGTGGCTTATTTTTTTCCAACTTATTCAATTCTTCTCCAAAACTAGCATCATTAAAATTAATGTTTTTTGCTTTAGAAATATTTCCTTGTTCATATTCTTGAGTTGTCCTGACATCAATGAGATTAAAACTCTTCAACTCTGTCATTTCAACTGCAAAATCCTGAGGTATTAACTTTTCTATTTTTTGAGGGGAAGTATTTTCTGTAGAACTTTTATTTTCATCTTTGTTATTGGTACAAGAAAATAATAAACTAATGATGATTAGAAGAAAGAATATATTTTTCATTTTGTATTTGTTTTTTTGTAGGGAAAAATAATTTTTGATTGTTTAAATAGCGTGTGCAGTTTCCATTTTGGCTTCTTTCCAACTTTCCATTCCACCATCTAATTCGATAATGCGTTCGAAACCCATTTCTTTTGCTTTTTCTACAGCTTTTGTACTACGTCCACCTGATTTACAGTAAATGAGTAATGGTTTAATTCGTTCTAGTTTATCTAATTCTTCTTCAAAATTACTTGCATTAATGTCTATATTTTTGGCTCTCGGAATACTTGCCTGATCAAATTCTTTTGGTGTTCTGACATCAACAATATTATAAACTCTCAATTCAGTCATTTTATTACTAAATTCTTGAACTTCAAGTTTCTCTATTTTCTGATGTATAGTATATTCTGTATTTTCTTCTACAACTTTCGTATTTGTAGAGGTTTCCTCAGTTTTTTTAGTTTCATTACAAGAAGTAAAAAAAATAAATAGACTAAAGAGAAGTAAGATTGATTTTTGCATTTTTTTATATTCTTAATTAATTATTTTTTTTATAAAAAACAACAGCCTTTTTAAAATAAAAAGACTGTTTATAAATTTTATTCAGAAAATATAGTTTACACGTTTACGTGTCTTTCAGCGTGGTAGGAAGAGCGAACTAAAGCACCCGATTCTACATATTTTAACCCTCGTTTTAAGCCCTCTTCTCTGTAAAAGTCAAAAACTTCTGGATGTACGTATTCAGTAACAGCAAGGTGCATTCTTGTAGGCTGCATATATTGTCCGATTGTCAGAATATCACAACCATTTTTTACAAGGTCGTCCATTGTTTTCAAAACTTCTTCGTTTGTTTCTCCCAAACCTACCATAATTCCTGTTTTGGTACGCTTTCCATATTCTTTTGTACGCTTGATTTGCTCTAAACTACGTGCATAACGAGCCTGTGGACGTACACGTTTGTAAAGTTTTTCAACTGTTTCTATATTATGAGAAACTACTTCTTGTCCTGCCGAAATCATTACTTCTAAAGCTTCCCAGTTTGCTTTTGTATCTGGAATAAGCGTTTCTATGGTTGTAGATGGAGAAAGCTCTTTTGTAAATTTTACGGTATTGTGCCAAATTTCTGCTCCTCTATCTTTGAGTTCATCACGATTTACAGAAGTAATAACAGCATGTTTGACTTTCATAAGACTGATTGCTTCAGCTACTCTTCTTGGCTCATCAGTATCATATTCAGGTGGTCTTCCTGTCTGAACAGCACAAAAAGAACAACCACGAGTACAAACATTTCCCAAAATCATAAAAGTTGCTGTACCTGCCCCCCAACATTCGCCCATATTCGGACAATTTCCACTTTGGCAAATAGTATGTAATTTATGTTTACTCACAAGCTCATTTACTTGTTTGTAATTTTCTCCAACAGGCAAACGGACACGTAACCAATCAGGTTTTTTGCCATTTAATTCTTCTGGAGTTTTATTTTTTTCGTTTATATTTATAACTGGTAATTCTATCATATATATAAGAAGACAGTTTTAAAGCTGTCTATTTTAAGTAATTTTATATTCTCAAACACCTTTTAAGGCATTTGCTTCTTTTAGACAAAGATACAAAACTCTACTCTTTTTATCATACTTTTGTGTATTGATAATCTATCGTCTTACTTAGTGTTTCGCCTTCGTAATGACGTTCTCTTATCAGTTTGGCATCTTTAAAAATAGATACTTTTTTGGTAAAAGTATTATTTGTAGAATTTGTTTTTATTTCAGACTTAGCAAACGGACTCATAAAATTTTGATTGATTATTTGCCATAATGTTCCATCTTGATAAATATATTCTAAACTAGAATAGGAAAGTAAATTTTCTCCTTCTCTCACTTCAGTTCTGACAAAAGTAGGTGCATTTGTTTTTTCTTGATACGAATAAAAAACGACAGTTTGAGTATTAGTTTCGTAATTAGTATAATGTGTTTTTTGAAGCAAAACTTGATTATTTACTCCTTTTGTATAGGTATAAATTTTATCTTCTAATGGCTTTTTGTCATCTATAAAAACGACTTCTTTAGTTCGCTGACGTGTATTTTCATCAAAATAAGTAATATATTTTTTATGGACAGGGTTTTGTATCTTTTTATTTCCTCTAAAAATAAAACCTAAAGTTGGTGTTATTTTGCCATCTTTTGTAGGTTCGTAAAAATTAACTACTTCTCTACCAAAAATACTATCAAAAGCTGTATAAGAATACAAAATTCGCCTTACAAGTTCTTTATTATGATAGATTTTTTCTTCTGTAATTTTTCCTCTTTCATCTTTGTATGAAATTCGTTTTTGTTCTCCCCAAACTGGATGTGTGATAATAGTTGTGGGTTCTGAACCATATAAATATTTTACATTTACAATTCCTTCTGTTGTATATACGTCAAGTCTTTTCAACCTAGCAAGTGTATCATAAATATAGTTCGTTTTCAGGTCTTGTAAAGGTTCTTCAACACTCATTAATCTTCCTTGATTGTCATAATTATGAACGCTATGTTTTTGAGAAGCTTTGTCTGAGGTAGTAGTTTGCCAAGCAACGATTTGATTTTGGGCAAGCGTTTTTGTAAAAAACAGGCTAAAAAGTAACGCAAAAAATAAATTCAATGTACGCATAAGTGATAAAATTTGGTTTTTCTTTCTGATATTTTCTCTTTACAACCTCAACGTAGAATAATAGTTTTTTGATACAACTTTATGAAGCAAAATTATAATCTGTAATGTATGTAGTAGAAAAAATGTATTTCATCTTTAATTACCTTGAAGTTTATACTCTACCAACCCTAGAAATTTAATAAAAACAAATCATTTTACCTTTAGTTAATCAATACATAGAAAATCTAGTAATTAAATTAAAAAACGTTTAACAAAACTATCTAAAATTATGGCAAGTACATTCATAGTCGTCTATAAAAACGGTGAAACCAAAGACTTAGAAGCTCAAAACAAAGCAGACCTTATTGTGGAATATTTTGAAGGCAACAGACAAAAATTTAAAGATGAAGTAAAACTCATTCGTTGGCAACAAGGAACAGTTAGCTACTCAGAAGATATAGAAAATGGAGAAATAGATGAAAATATTGCTACTGCTGACACCAACCCTTATGGCTGGAGAAATGAAGCAAATGAAGCAGGAAAGCCTATTGATACAGAGGAAGATGTCGATAATATACCCAAATCAACAGATAGATTATAGTTTTGATTATTTTTACAGTCTAATTTTATTCAAAATTGAATTCAAATTGTTACCTTTGTAGCACTTTTAAAAAATTCAAAATTCATTTTCTGTTAATTTTTTCTCAAAATAATTATGGTGCATACTGCAAACCTCTCTACAGACCGTATTTCTGAACTTCTAGGTCAAGATTCTGAAACTCTTCTTAATTTTTCTACACCTGCTATTTCAAAAGAGCGTTTACACGTTCCTAGTCCTGATTTTGTAGATAAAATTTTTACTAACTCAAATCGCAATCCACAAGTTTTGCGTAGTTTGGGACAGCTTTATGGTTCAGGTCGTTTGGCTAATACAGGTTATGTTTCTATTCTTCCTGTTGATCAAGGCATCGAACATACAGGAGGCGCATCTTTTGCACCAAATCCAGATTATTTTGATCCAGAAAACATTGTAAAATTGGCTATTGCAGGAGGCTGTAATGCTGTTGCGACCACTTTTGGCAATCTTGCTTTAATGTCAAGAAAATATGCTCATAAAATTCCTTTTATTGTAAAAATCAATCACAACGAACTGCTTACTTACCCAAATAAATTTGACCAAATTATGTTTGGTTCGGTAGAAAGTGCATGGAATATGGGTGCAGTCGCTGTTGGAGCAACTATTTATTTTGGTTCAGAAGAATCTACTCGTCAAATTCAAGAAGTAGCTGCAGCTTTTGAAAG
This is a stretch of genomic DNA from Bernardetia sp. MNP-M8. It encodes these proteins:
- a CDS encoding endonuclease/exonuclease/phosphatase family protein: MPSTNRSRSSRRRKVKYDSWRRRNARRTFRFINSLILVISVISYLSVLVSPEYFWISGFVSMLIPFCLIANVFFVFLWWWRKRWYALYSLFVLIIGFPFWQASISLGGVWKEDVEKSKKSLSVLSYNVREFDVYQERDNKHTITKNTIKWIKNDTSEIKCIQDFYNSESAKTFNTREQLSAQDSDNPYYFHVRYTSANHNKGQFGIAIFSKYPFISKGEVPFRVRTDNGAIFADIVKGKDTIRIYNVHLESMSINQNELQLIDQPEQTFWYAGKRLKRGFSMRAQQVQTIINHIATSPYPVILCGDLNDLPYSYTYFKLRRNLKNSFESKGLGTGFTFNGKLFFLRIDNQFYDSEKLDCIYFNTHREVPFSDHYPVRAVYEIE
- a CDS encoding MraY family glycosyltransferase, which codes for MTWIKLLLSLGTAFAVCLLLIPEIIKIANARNIHDVPNERKVHTGKICSFGGVGIFFGFIISTLVWSFVDMTLNMEFLLGAVLVMVVVGMRDDFLPLSAFWKLIGQFVAIAVLLIGDIRIYSLYGFLGVYELHIIFSYLVTGFIVIVITNAFNLIDGIDGLAGSVALIVFSFFGLWFALEGSFALSAMCLAVLGSVGGFLYYNYSPARIFMGDTGSLMLGFLATGLLIIFLNKNAALPETSELHIVAPLALLSALMVYPLFDTIRVFMLRALSGRSPLSPDRNHIHHLLLDIGCSHYYIVGIVIFLNILFVFIFTFIGQMGYLSDNWLVPIIVLTASSLAVFLHRKVKRKRETVNI
- a CDS encoding aminotransferase class V-fold PLP-dependent enzyme, encoding MKIYLTPGPSENYFIVEEAIKEALQKKITAISHRSKDFKAIFEHTTTQLRELLQIPDNFSIAFTGSANEIWERILQNCVEKESFHLVNGSFSKKFYQFAEQLNLSPSKYEVEFSEGFLVENIDVSDSAELIAVIQNETSSGVQFTIENIAKIRELNKDKLIVVDAVSSLPYANLDFSVIDSVYFSVQKGFGVPAGLGVWVYNQKMIDKAQQLEAKGKSIGTYHSLLELDKYAKDNQTPETPNVLAIFVLGKVIEAMNRKGIAMIRRETDYKAELLYHTLEQSEFLSPLVKEKSQRSKTVIVANVEKGTSSDVVAFLEKKGIIIGKGYGNFKDSQIRIANFPTHSKELIEQVADFLMEYGK
- a CDS encoding STAS/SEC14 domain-containing protein, with translation MPLFEEKHLTIHHDEDTNCIHMQWIGFATSQKYRHGMNTGLEKVKEKEVTRWLANMAEMGAITPEDQKWTNEDWFPRLLESGIRTAAVVMSKDVFNQLAVKKIGEEMTDNNYTMHFFDNLEEAKEWLKNYQIQDKETIMAEQKQEEA
- a CDS encoding lysophospholipid acyltransferase family protein; its protein translation is MIQEKLYELRNSFLLYIEDRGLTVLMRPFTTLFQIAFSMWTFFNFFWIMVVCAPFIIIPILIDEKRGGTFAFKIMKIWGFSFSFLSGIIYKIKNKKTLQKNQPYIFVANHNSFLDSPAITLAIPNQFRALGKIEILKMPVFGLIFKYIGVIVDRSSMESKRRSLRQVKEKLRKQIHVMIFPEGTMNNSGHDMLRFHEGAFLVAIETQTPIAPIVIKNTRKMLPKNSWRVKAGFVEVEFLEPISTEGMAIQDLQKLKLQAFEMMQNAYLKN
- the truB gene encoding tRNA pseudouridine(55) synthase TruB — translated: MQEEQGIFSQGKVILIDKPLTWSSFDVVNKIRYAIKKYEQKKKVKVGHAGTLDPLATGLLILCSGKMTKQIEDFQGQEKEYVAQITFGFTTASYDLESELENQKEVSNLTLEKIESALKDFQGEIDQIPPIFSAVQVNGKRAYQSAREGEEVKLKSRKVTISELEITESNLSENEAIISLRIVCSKGTYIRSLAHDLGQKLETGAHLSGLRRTKIGDFNIEEAQTIEQFLEEWKPKAVKE
- a CDS encoding YcxB family protein is translated as MKEEKEKIIEVKAKLNFEEYLRLNFSLLLRSKMVWLSIFLATMLIVMLLEKRITDGQWADSDLKLGLLLSLMVVLFLVLPILTYLRTKTYFEKNPSLSELTTFYFEPERIEVVTLESHTTLTWRRIYKIREFKHYLLIYQNRHIVYVVPKKSFDSVSDMDAVKEMIRTKTRLGYRLKD
- the ndhC gene encoding NADH-quinone oxidoreductase subunit A, with the translated sequence MLCSVSSFGLVLLFLIIGAFFALISLSIGKIFRPHNPTKEKLSTYECGEETVIGSWGKFNIRFYLIALVFVLFEVEIIFLFPWSKILIDSKLQAIESSWKIYAFTEGLLFILILVIGLAYLWKNNLLDWQFDFLQKDEKQVYISKNLIPSQQGTNEKLDITKDSKKAIPNSIYQKINTRYT